Within Candidatus Thermoplasmatota archaeon, the genomic segment AATTAATAAAAGATGCAAATGGAATAAATGAAAAATTTGAAGACAAAATTGAACGAAATGAGCCACCTGTAGCCGATTTCGTGTATGAGCCAACTGATATTGAGCCCGGATTAACTGTATATTTTAATAGTACATCATATGACCCAGATGGATATTTAACGAATTGGACTTGGGAGTTTAGCGAAGGATATATAAAATATGGAGAGCATGTTACACATCAATATGCTAGTAACGGTACATATACTGTTACTCTAACAGTACGTGATAACGAAAGTTTGAACGCATCTATACAAAAAACAATCTATGTTGGAAACCAGATACCTATTGCTGATTTTGTTTTTACACCAACAAACCCAACTACAAATCAAGACGTGTACTTCACAGATACATCAATAGATGTAGATGGAACCATTGTATCTTGGTGGTGGAATTTTGGTGATGGATATTATTCAGATTTACAAAACTCGATTCATAGATACTATCAGGAAGGTACATTTTTAGTAAGTCTCTCTGTAACTGATAATGAAGGAGCAGCCAATACAACTAGTAAAACAGTGATAGTTAATCTACAAAATGATCCGCCTTATCCTCCAACAGTTATTTATCCACCAGATGGAGCAATAGATATAGACATAAATGTCACCTTAAACTGGACATGCGATGACCCAGATGGAGATCCATTAGTATATGATGTGTATTTCGGAAATACGAGTCCACCATCAAAAGTTGTAGATAAACAAACCAATACTACATGGGTTCCTGAAACTCTAGAGATAGACACAACATATTATTGGCAGATTGTAGCATGGGATGACAATAATCATTCTACAGCTGGACCAATCTGGAGCTTTACAACATTAGGACCAAATGAACCACCGTATGCCCCCTTCATTTCTGGACCAACATGGATTGTAAATGGAAGTGAATATTCATTTATTGTACAATCATACGATCCAGATGGAGATGATGTTAGATATATAGTAAATTGGGGTGATGGAACAGAAGATAATATAACTGAGTTTGTTATGCACAATATACCATTTACCATAAAGCATACTTGGAATATACCAACACCATTAATGATATTACGCATAACTGCTACAGCTGAAGACGTACATGGGATGATGAGTGAACCTACATATAAATGGGTGATAGTATCCTGGTTTCAAAATGTACAAGTAAATTCACAAGTAAACTCAAATCAAAACCTGTTTATTAAAAAACTAGTAAATCAGCAAAACGTTCGATAAACTTCATCCGTTAAAAAATATCGATAACTTAAATAATTAAGATAATCAAGAAAGTTGTAACATATAAAAACTCATTCTATTTTTTTATATTGTGGAAAACATTAACTGGAAAAATCATATATTAGAGAAACTATTTATCTGAACTGTAAATAAGGTGGAAAAGTGAAGCTAAAGGACATAAAAGTAGCTATACTACGGATTGAGGGGACAAACTGTGAGCAGGAATCTTATGATTCTTTTAAAAGACTAGGGGCAGATCCTGAGTTTGTTCATCTTAAGCAGCTTCTAAACGTGGATTGTAGTAAGGATGAAAAACGTGATATTTTTGATTATCAGTGTATTATGTTTCCTGGTGGTTTTTCTGCTGGTGATTATATAAGAGCTGGTGCTATATTTGCAGCTAGAATAAAGGGGGAGTTGCAGAATCATCTGGTTGAGTTTGTTAAGCAGGAGTATCCTGTGCTTGGCATATGTAATGGTTTTCAGATTTTAACTGAACTTGGTTTATTGCCTGGTATTGATAGGATTGTTACTCCTGTTCCTGATGCTTGTCTTAATATTAATGATTCTAACAGGTTTGAATGTAGGCCTACTTTGCTTAAACATGAAAACAATGGCAGGTGTGTTTTTACTTCTAGGATACCTAAGGGGGATGTTAGGCTTATTCCTAGTGCTCATGCCGAGGGTAAGTTGTTGTTTCTGTTAGATAAACAAAATAAGTATTTGAAGAAGTTAGAGAAGAATGATCAGATTGTTTTTCGTTATGTTGATCCTGATGGTAATTATGCTGGTTATCCTTGGAACCCAAATGGTTCTATATCGAATTTAGCCGGGATTTGTAACTATATTGGTAACGTTTTTGGTATGATGCCTCACCCTGAGAGAACGTTTTATAGACATCAGCATCCTGATTGGACGCGGACTGGAATTAGTAAAAATATTGGTGATGGCCGGGCTGTTTTTGAGTCTGTGCTTGAT encodes:
- the purQ gene encoding phosphoribosylformylglycinamidine synthase subunit PurQ — protein: MKLKDIKVAILRIEGTNCEQESYDSFKRLGADPEFVHLKQLLNVDCSKDEKRDIFDYQCIMFPGGFSAGDYIRAGAIFAARIKGELQNHLVEFVKQEYPVLGICNGFQILTELGLLPGIDRIVTPVPDACLNINDSNRFECRPTLLKHENNGRCVFTSRIPKGDVRLIPSAHAEGKLLFLLDKQNKYLKKLEKNDQIVFRYVDPDGNYAGYPWNPNGSISNLAGICNYIGNVFGMMPHPERTFYRHQHPDWTRTGISKNIGDGRAVFESVLDYICKRF
- a CDS encoding PKD domain-containing protein, with translation MKKHILGKMLVLGLIILILGMAFAQTIVVGFSIKKQLIKDANGINEKFEDKIERNEPPVADFVYEPTDIEPGLTVYFNSTSYDPDGYLTNWTWEFSEGYIKYGEHVTHQYASNGTYTVTLTVRDNESLNASIQKTIYVGNQIPIADFVFTPTNPTTNQDVYFTDTSIDVDGTIVSWWWNFGDGYYSDLQNSIHRYYQEGTFLVSLSVTDNEGAANTTSKTVIVNLQNDPPYPPTVIYPPDGAIDIDINVTLNWTCDDPDGDPLVYDVYFGNTSPPSKVVDKQTNTTWVPETLEIDTTYYWQIVAWDDNNHSTAGPIWSFTTLGPNEPPYAPFISGPTWIVNGSEYSFIVQSYDPDGDDVRYIVNWGDGTEDNITEFVMHNIPFTIKHTWNIPTPLMILRITATAEDVHGMMSEPTYKWVIVSWFQNVQVNSQVNSNQNLFIKKLVNQQNVR